The following DNA comes from Corynebacterium lizhenjunii.
CAAGGTCAATGCCATGAATACGATTTTCAATATGCATTGGGCAATCTTAAGCCCCACCGGCCTAAAGCACCATACGGTTTAGCTGCCGGTCGCCTGGGAGAGTAAGCGACCCGGCAGCAGTGGTGACGGGGTCGCGGCGAGCAAGCAGCAGCGCCGGGCGCGGCGAGCAAGCAGCAGCGCCGGGCGCGGCGAGCAAGCAGCAGCGCCGGGCGCGGCGAGCAGGGCTAGCGCACCAGCTGTGCCAAGTGCGGGACCAGTTGCGCGAGCGCGCGGCCACGGTGGGAGACGGCGTTCTTTTCCGCGGGGCTCATTTGGGCTGAGGAACGAGCCTCACCCTCAGGCTGAAACAGCGGGTCATAGCCAAAACCACCCTCGCCAGCTGGCTCGCGCAGCAACGTTCCCTCCCAGCGGCCTTCGGTGACAAACTCCTGTCCATCCGGGGTGACCAGGGCACACACGGACACAAAGGACGCCGCCCGGCGGGAATCCGGCACATGAGCCATCTGGGCGAGCAGCAAACGATTGTTGGCAGCATCATCCCCATGCGTGCCGGACCAGCGGGCGGAAAGCACGCCCGGCATGCCGCCGAGCTCCTCGACCACCAGGCCAGAATCATCCGCCACCGTGGGCAAACCGCTGTGCGCTGCCCCGGCGCGGGCCTTGATCAAGGCATTATCCGCGAAAGTGCGGCCATCTTCCACCGGCTCCGGGTACTCCGGCACGCTCGCCAGCGGGAGGACCTCCAGGCCGTTGATGCCGGCATCGGCAAGAATGCGCTCCAGCTCCAACGTCTTCTTGGCATTATTGGAGGCCACCAGCAGCCGCATTAGGCCTCCCACCCCAAAGCAGCCTTCTGCGCGGCAATAAGCTCCGCGCAGCCCTTCTGGGCCAGGTCCAGCATGGCATCAAGCTCAGTGCGGCCGAACAAGCCGTGCTCGCCCGTGCCCTGGACCTCCACAAAGTTGCCGGAAGACTGCATGACTACATTGAGGTCCACCTCTGCTCGGGAGTCCTCCTCATACGGCAGGTCCAGGCACGGGTGGCCATCAATAATGCCGACCGACACCGCAGCGATGGGGTCTAGCAATGGCTTACCCGGAACGACGCCCTGCCGCTCGAGGTACGCCACGGCATCGGCAAGCGCCACATAAGCCCCGGTGATAGAGGCGGTGCGGGTGCCGCCATCGGCCTGCAGCACATCGCAATCTAGCTGGATAGTGTTCTCCCCCAGCTCCGCCAAATCCACCGCAGCACGCAGGGAGCGAGCCACCAGACGGGAAATCTCATGCGTACGGCCCTTCACCTTGCCACGCATGGACTCGCGCGGCATACGCTCGTGAGTAGCAGAAGGCAGCATGGCGTATTCGGCAGTCAGCCAGCCCTCGCCGGAATCCCGCTTAAACCGCGGCACCCCCTCCTCCACGGACGCCGTGCACATCACGCGGGTGTTTCCAAATTCCACCAGCACAGAACCAGCGGGGTTGGTGGTGAAATTGCGGGTGATACGCACCGGGCGCAGTTCATCGAGCGCGCGCCCATCGGCGCGAGTGAAATCAGACATGGCTTCCACCCTACAATTCCATGTCCGGGACGCCAAGGACTACCTCACCGTCGAACTCGGCGCGCGCGGCCGCCACCGTTGCCTCCGGATCACCCCACGGCTGCAAGTGCACCAACACCAAAGTGCGCACCCCTGCCAGCCGGGCCAGCCGCCCGGCCTCCGCGCCAGACATGTGCATGCCGGGAACTTTGCCCTCGCTGCTAGCTCCCCACGCCGCTTCGCACAAAAACACGTCCGCGCCCTGCGCCAGGGGCACCAAGTCCTCCGTATATGCAGAGTCCGCTGAATACGCAATTACCTTGCCCGTTGCCGGGTGCTCCATGCGCAGGGCATAGGTTTCAATGGGGTGCACGGCGCTAAACGGCGTCACGTAGACCTCATCAATGAGCTCGCGGCGGCCGTGCTGCCACGCGCTAAAAGCAAAGGTGTCAGACATGTCGTCGACGGCATCAGGGATATCGGCAGACAGCCGCCCCAGGTGCCGGGGCGTGGCCTGCGGGCCAAAGCACAGATTGCGCGAGGCTGCAGGAGCTGTGGGGTGGAAACGCCGCCACACCAACAGGGAGGGGAAATCCAGGCAATGGTCCGCGTGCAGGTGACTAAAGAGCACGTGGGCCTCGCACGGGTCCTGGTGGCGCTGCAGCTGCGCCAGGGTCCCAGGCCCTAAGTCCATGACGATAGACGGAGCATTATCGAAAGACACCAGGTATCCACTGGCGGCGTTGCCAGGGGTAGGCACGCTTCCGGAGCAACCGAGGACAGTCAGTTTCATGGCCCCATCGTTCCACGAATGCTGGCAAAATGCTTAACCCGGGCGCAATTTTGCCCGGGTGTCGAGGAAACAATCACGCCTTAACCGGCGATGTGGTTAAATTCACCCGGCCCGGCGCCCAAAAAGCGCGCCGCCAGCCGCCCAAAAAGCTCCGGGTCGCCGGTGGACTCGAAGGTCCGGGTAGGCACAGTGCCTTCCGGCGCCAGCAGGTCCAGCTGCGTGAGCGTGCGCAGCACGTCCTTGGCGGTCTCTTCCGAAGACGACACCAGGTTGACATTATCCCCCATGGCCAGCTGGATAATGCCGGAAAGCAGCGGGTAGTGCGTACACCCCAACACCAGGGTGTCAACGCCGG
Coding sequences within:
- the rph gene encoding ribonuclease PH, which produces MSDFTRADGRALDELRPVRITRNFTTNPAGSVLVEFGNTRVMCTASVEEGVPRFKRDSGEGWLTAEYAMLPSATHERMPRESMRGKVKGRTHEISRLVARSLRAAVDLAELGENTIQLDCDVLQADGGTRTASITGAYVALADAVAYLERQGVVPGKPLLDPIAAVSVGIIDGHPCLDLPYEEDSRAEVDLNVVMQSSGNFVEVQGTGEHGLFGRTELDAMLDLAQKGCAELIAAQKAALGWEA
- the rdgB gene encoding RdgB/HAM1 family non-canonical purine NTP pyrophosphatase, whose translation is MRLLVASNNAKKTLELERILADAGINGLEVLPLASVPEYPEPVEDGRTFADNALIKARAGAAHSGLPTVADDSGLVVEELGGMPGVLSARWSGTHGDDAANNRLLLAQMAHVPDSRRAASFVSVCALVTPDGQEFVTEGRWEGTLLREPAGEGGFGYDPLFQPEGEARSSAQMSPAEKNAVSHRGRALAQLVPHLAQLVR
- a CDS encoding MBL fold metallo-hydrolase, coding for MKLTVLGCSGSVPTPGNAASGYLVSFDNAPSIVMDLGPGTLAQLQRHQDPCEAHVLFSHLHADHCLDFPSLLVWRRFHPTAPAASRNLCFGPQATPRHLGRLSADIPDAVDDMSDTFAFSAWQHGRRELIDEVYVTPFSAVHPIETYALRMEHPATGKVIAYSADSAYTEDLVPLAQGADVFLCEAAWGASSEGKVPGMHMSGAEAGRLARLAGVRTLVLVHLQPWGDPEATVAAARAEFDGEVVLGVPDMEL